In Dethiobacter alkaliphilus AHT 1, a single window of DNA contains:
- a CDS encoding 6-bladed beta-propeller codes for MAVVDLREVKNNIAVLGQRKVKTVYLLLALSVVFSLLVIGWAFAVFLQHNAANAGLPGKATGEHNYQYAILGEGENMLHKPMGVLVSSGQVYVTDTMNKRVQVFSLSGNPRFAFGESGNKPGEFSFPYGIEKTSNGEIFVADVYNGNISVFDDRGNFLRYFAPQEKELTQPAGLFIHETSLYVSNLDPGQILVFDLETGELLRKIGSEGDGLGQLMFPNDAVIGPDGNLYVSDTGNNRIQVYTINGEFIETLNNEPLFSPRGIIFGPRGQLYVATKITNDITVLDETGRVTERFGQDLFELPNGIALDDNGFLYVTDYLSVSIFD; via the coding sequence ATGGCTGTTGTAGACCTCCGGGAAGTAAAAAACAATATAGCCGTTTTAGGTCAGCGTAAGGTTAAAACTGTATACTTGCTGCTAGCGCTCTCTGTTGTGTTTTCCTTGTTGGTAATCGGTTGGGCATTTGCAGTTTTTCTGCAACATAATGCCGCCAATGCCGGGCTACCTGGCAAAGCAACCGGAGAACATAATTACCAGTACGCAATTTTAGGTGAGGGTGAAAACATGCTGCATAAGCCAATGGGTGTGCTGGTTTCATCCGGCCAGGTTTATGTAACAGACACCATGAACAAGCGCGTACAGGTCTTTTCGCTATCCGGTAATCCTCGATTTGCTTTCGGAGAAAGTGGCAACAAACCTGGGGAATTCAGCTTTCCCTACGGTATCGAAAAGACTTCCAACGGAGAAATTTTCGTGGCGGACGTATACAACGGCAATATTAGCGTCTTCGATGACAGAGGTAACTTCTTGCGCTATTTTGCCCCACAGGAAAAAGAGCTGACCCAGCCCGCCGGATTGTTTATACATGAGACAAGCCTCTACGTAAGCAATCTCGATCCCGGTCAGATTCTGGTCTTTGACCTGGAGACCGGCGAACTTCTCCGTAAAATCGGCTCCGAGGGAGACGGCTTAGGCCAGCTCATGTTTCCCAACGATGCCGTAATCGGACCCGACGGCAACCTCTATGTTAGTGATACCGGCAATAATCGTATCCAGGTATACACCATTAACGGTGAATTTATCGAAACCTTAAACAACGAACCTCTCTTTAGTCCCAGGGGAATAATCTTTGGGCCCCGGGGACAACTCTACGTCGCAACAAAAATAACCAACGATATTACCGTACTTGACGAAACAGGCAGAGTAACCGAACGGTTCGGACAAGACTTGTTTGAATTACCAAACGGCATAGCCCTTGATGACAATGGCTTTCTGTATGTCACAGACTATTTGTCTGTATCAATCTTCGATTAG
- a CDS encoding tetratricopeptide repeat protein — translation MSEIRANSNEGGILNKEISLYKAAAIFFVVILVTVSILYSVGQKYFWQPSQAQNPLDRGLNYYLALVESEPDKPEHWVDLGWHYYKAGEFEEALDKHLTALEINPNHFGALYNAGLTYLQLSDHASAIDSLNQAVEINSENWEAHLVLGVALMGLEEWDQAEIALDTALGINRHSADTHFYMGYLLEQQDNMEEAREFYQEALSYNPELLAAREGLERVADTE, via the coding sequence ATGTCCGAAATAAGGGCCAACAGTAACGAGGGCGGTATCCTGAACAAGGAAATATCCCTCTATAAGGCAGCAGCAATCTTCTTTGTGGTAATTCTTGTGACCGTATCTATTTTATATTCCGTCGGTCAGAAATATTTCTGGCAGCCTTCCCAGGCGCAAAATCCACTGGACAGAGGCCTAAACTATTACCTTGCTCTGGTGGAGAGCGAACCCGACAAGCCTGAACACTGGGTTGATCTGGGATGGCACTACTACAAGGCGGGGGAGTTTGAAGAAGCACTGGATAAACATCTGACTGCTTTGGAAATTAACCCGAACCACTTTGGAGCACTCTACAACGCCGGCCTTACTTACCTGCAGCTTTCCGATCACGCCAGTGCCATTGATTCATTGAACCAGGCTGTCGAGATTAACTCCGAAAACTGGGAAGCACATCTGGTTTTAGGTGTAGCCTTGATGGGTTTGGAAGAATGGGATCAGGCTGAAATCGCACTGGATACTGCCTTGGGAATTAACCGGCACTCCGCAGACACCCATTTCTATATGGGATACCTGCTTGAGCAGCAGGATAATATGGAGGAAGCCCGTGAGTTTTACCAGGAAGCTCTAAGCTATAATCCTGAGCTTTTAGCTGCCCGGGAAGGATTGGAACGAGTTGCAGATACTGAATAA
- a CDS encoding cytochrome c3 family protein — translation MAERQKLFYVALTVIVVGGLGPLLYQALTSRTDPVTAPPREQASCLLCHSEYEAKADYVVHQPVQSESCTMCHIDHTQENEFGFTQPTVTELCLTCHSDDSANMQSVHAPYDEGDCLSCHDAHQSPFQGMLVQEERSLCLDCHDSVDIEDNPVLHKPFEESCSDCHDAHATDFEVLLTAQTDELCLSCHTEQENELNKTWQHEPFISGDCLSCHEAHSSPIADSALLVKQERSLCLECHSGDVGLGNPVTHAPVNQSCVSCHESHAADISGLLVANSPDLCYTCHNSTRAELNQAVKHKPFSDGNCASCHETHTSSVRGSALLTQDTTSLCYSCHGDVRAQQNLSVQHKPFEDGSCASCHTAHAAPARNLLFTANRTAFCQSCHTETVAEFNQTSSHPVGAGAFNCSSCHTQAHAGQNVNLLRATGNDLCSTCHGGTVTEFNQSVHRNVGGQDSCYHCHTTHGSPYTSLLQRSEVATCTACHDGKTGSYMASGTLFNNHPIGTARELGTDVFCSSCHTSIHGPSYEYLLKQPLNNQLCMGCHTRESLTAY, via the coding sequence TTGGCTGAACGCCAAAAGCTGTTTTACGTTGCCTTAACTGTCATTGTAGTCGGGGGGCTGGGCCCTTTGCTTTACCAAGCTCTGACTAGTCGGACAGACCCTGTCACAGCTCCCCCAAGAGAGCAGGCAAGCTGCCTTCTGTGCCATAGTGAGTACGAGGCTAAAGCCGATTATGTTGTACATCAACCGGTACAATCCGAATCCTGCACAATGTGTCATATTGACCATACGCAGGAGAACGAGTTCGGCTTTACCCAACCTACGGTTACTGAGTTATGCCTGACCTGCCATTCCGACGATAGCGCCAATATGCAGTCTGTTCACGCACCCTATGATGAAGGAGACTGTCTCTCCTGTCATGATGCGCACCAATCGCCCTTCCAGGGCATGTTGGTTCAGGAAGAAAGGAGTCTGTGTCTGGATTGCCACGATAGTGTAGACATTGAAGACAATCCGGTCCTACATAAACCTTTCGAAGAATCCTGCTCAGACTGTCATGATGCTCACGCTACTGACTTCGAAGTATTGCTGACAGCCCAAACTGACGAGCTCTGCCTCAGCTGTCACACGGAGCAGGAAAATGAGCTGAACAAAACCTGGCAGCACGAACCGTTTATTTCCGGTGACTGCCTCAGTTGCCACGAAGCCCACAGCAGTCCTATCGCGGATTCGGCGCTTCTGGTAAAGCAAGAACGCAGCCTCTGCCTGGAGTGTCACTCCGGCGATGTAGGTCTGGGCAATCCTGTGACACACGCTCCGGTTAACCAATCCTGTGTCTCATGCCACGAGTCTCATGCCGCTGACATTAGCGGGCTGTTGGTCGCAAATTCACCTGATTTATGCTATACCTGCCATAACTCAACAAGGGCAGAACTAAATCAGGCAGTTAAGCACAAACCCTTCAGTGATGGAAACTGCGCATCCTGTCACGAAACTCATACCAGTTCCGTACGGGGCTCGGCGCTCCTCACTCAGGACACTACATCACTATGTTATTCATGCCATGGCGATGTAAGAGCGCAACAGAACCTTTCCGTACAGCATAAACCGTTTGAGGACGGTTCCTGCGCATCTTGCCACACCGCCCACGCCGCACCGGCTCGCAATCTGCTGTTTACTGCAAACAGGACGGCATTTTGTCAGAGCTGCCATACAGAAACAGTTGCAGAGTTTAACCAGACTTCCAGCCATCCTGTAGGGGCCGGAGCTTTTAACTGCAGCAGTTGTCACACCCAAGCGCACGCGGGGCAAAACGTGAATCTTTTACGGGCAACAGGTAATGACCTGTGCAGCACTTGTCACGGTGGCACCGTTACAGAGTTTAACCAGAGCGTTCATAGGAATGTAGGCGGCCAGGACAGTTGTTACCACTGTCATACGACTCACGGCTCCCCCTACACATCCCTGCTGCAGCGTTCTGAGGTTGCAACCTGTACTGCCTGCCACGACGGTAAAACCGGCAGTTACATGGCAAGTGGTACACTCTTTAACAACCACCCCATCGGTACTGCACGGGAGTTGGGCACAGATGTTTTCTGCTCCTCCTGTCATACCAGTATCCACGGCCCATCATATGAATACTTACTTAAGCAGCCTTTAAACAACCAATTGTGCATGGGGTGCCACACAAGAGAATCTTTGACAGCTTATTAA
- a CDS encoding 6-bladed beta-propeller, whose product MAVAEVQEMTSGLLRLGKKKIKIIYLMLLLSFAILLSAGIFMFFYVTGTTPYIGYLLPVFSPALPQYQYSILGEGDQALLKPMDVAVVDDRIYITDTLNSQVQVFKPTGEPVLSFGGSGREPGKFSFPYGIDVAPNGNIFVADMYNGNISIFDDYGRFLNYFAAAEDAVVDPGGLLIKDGLLYVCNLNPGSVLVFDINSEELINTIGSEGTGEGELMFPNDLTFGPDGNLYVSDTGNNRIQVYDPQGSFIKTLPIDGGDIYSPRGVGFDSHGRLHVVSKMNNQIAIFDSNWKKVGDVGDTVFNMPNGIAMDQRTRRVYVTDHISTLVFQ is encoded by the coding sequence ATGGCTGTGGCAGAAGTGCAGGAAATGACAAGTGGCTTGCTCAGGCTGGGAAAGAAAAAGATCAAAATTATCTACCTGATGTTGTTACTTTCCTTTGCCATCTTACTTTCCGCCGGTATTTTTATGTTTTTCTATGTGACCGGGACAACACCTTATATAGGCTATTTATTGCCCGTATTTAGTCCGGCGCTTCCCCAATATCAATACTCTATTTTAGGGGAAGGAGACCAGGCCTTACTGAAACCCATGGATGTGGCAGTTGTGGATGACCGTATCTATATAACCGATACGTTAAATTCTCAGGTGCAAGTATTTAAACCCACCGGAGAGCCGGTGTTGTCTTTTGGCGGCAGCGGCAGGGAGCCGGGCAAGTTTAGTTTCCCATATGGCATAGATGTGGCTCCTAATGGAAACATCTTTGTTGCCGACATGTATAACGGGAATATCAGCATTTTCGATGATTATGGCAGGTTTCTCAATTACTTTGCCGCAGCTGAAGATGCCGTTGTTGATCCTGGCGGACTACTTATTAAAGACGGTCTTTTGTATGTTTGCAACCTAAACCCCGGCTCTGTCCTGGTCTTTGATATTAACAGTGAGGAGCTCATTAACACCATCGGCTCTGAAGGTACGGGAGAGGGAGAACTGATGTTTCCCAATGACCTGACATTTGGCCCCGACGGGAATCTCTACGTGAGCGATACCGGCAATAACCGCATTCAGGTGTATGACCCTCAGGGTTCATTTATTAAAACATTGCCCATAGACGGCGGTGATATTTACAGCCCCAGAGGAGTGGGTTTTGACTCCCACGGGCGTCTCCATGTGGTAAGTAAAATGAATAATCAGATTGCGATTTTCGACAGCAACTGGAAGAAGGTTGGCGATGTTGGAGACACCGTTTTTAATATGCCAAACGGCATTGCCATGGATCAAAGAACAAGACGTGTTTATGTTACCGACCACATTTCAACACTGGTTTTTCAGTAA
- a CDS encoding cytochrome c3 family protein, with protein MPKLIQIPALILTLFLLAGCSQNNATPSAQGEESCASCHNELVTGFQATVHAQADVTCADCHDNIEAHLQNASNLPQIEVRGQTCATCHGEEYTQWESSPHAQIPLDEFPDDPRVMECMKCHQASGFAAVIESGEDFKSAWGPMPTSEPEPVTCMACHSPHNPRDDKMLRLSKGELCATCHDTKWQNLVLTGTHPEPTQDYSAFAHHPHNTEEGCALCHMATTPGADNVGGHTFTMRPAEDGKLNLRACAACHDNPDTYNIGGKQTEVEETLNDLRSALKERNSGELPGNEPGSCNQCHRGGTLPFDNDPDLILEKAYENYQLIDRDKSLGVHNPDYALQLLQDALEAVETQYDKN; from the coding sequence TTGCCAAAGCTTATTCAGATTCCCGCACTTATACTTACGCTTTTTTTACTCGCCGGTTGTTCACAAAATAACGCCACACCATCAGCACAGGGAGAAGAAAGCTGCGCTTCCTGCCACAATGAACTGGTGACCGGCTTCCAAGCCACAGTCCACGCCCAGGCCGATGTGACCTGTGCAGACTGCCATGATAACATCGAAGCCCACCTCCAAAACGCTTCCAACCTACCACAAATAGAAGTCCGAGGCCAAACCTGCGCTACCTGTCACGGTGAAGAATATACCCAGTGGGAATCTTCACCCCACGCCCAGATCCCCTTAGACGAGTTCCCCGACGACCCCCGGGTAATGGAGTGCATGAAGTGCCACCAGGCCAGCGGCTTTGCCGCCGTCATTGAAAGCGGCGAAGACTTTAAATCCGCCTGGGGCCCCATGCCCACATCTGAGCCGGAGCCGGTAACCTGCATGGCCTGCCACAGCCCCCATAACCCCCGGGACGACAAGATGCTGCGTCTCTCCAAAGGTGAGCTTTGCGCCACCTGCCACGACACCAAGTGGCAGAACCTGGTCTTAACCGGCACCCACCCCGAACCAACTCAAGACTATTCCGCCTTTGCCCACCATCCCCATAACACCGAGGAGGGCTGCGCCCTTTGCCATATGGCCACAACCCCGGGAGCAGATAACGTGGGCGGCCACACCTTCACCATGCGCCCCGCCGAAGACGGCAAGCTAAACCTCCGGGCCTGCGCCGCCTGCCACGATAACCCGGACACCTATAACATCGGCGGCAAGCAAACCGAAGTAGAGGAAACGCTAAACGACCTGCGCAGCGCCTTAAAAGAGCGCAACAGCGGAGAGCTTCCCGGCAACGAACCGGGTTCCTGCAACCAGTGCCACCGCGGCGGCACCTTACCCTTTGATAACGACCCGGACCTGATCCTGGAAAAAGCCTACGAAAACTACCAGCTAATCGACCGCGACAAATCTCTGGGTGTCCACAATCCCGACTATGCCCTGCAGTTATTGCAGGATGCATTGGAAGCTGTGGAAACACAATATGATAAGAACTAG